The segment GTCTGAAAGTGTGTTAACCTGGCACGTTTGTTGGGAAGAACCCCCTGGCTGGTGTCAGCCGTAACGGGGAGGTAGGCTACGTTGTCCTAGATAATTGCCTTTCATCCAaacattttgtaaaattgacaTCTCTGTTCTAGTTGTTATCATTCAtgtgtctttatattttttcaaaatctTTTGGCACATGTGGTTTTACAGGCCTGAAAAAGTGTCAGGATGCCAGAGATAACACAAAGTCAGACCCCGGTCAACAAATCTCCAAGGTATGTAGTGGTTAATCCAGTTATATCATATGTTGTAAGCATTTCAGTTCCTTTTAAGAGGTAACTTACTGAATGGCCAGTTGTCCTGTTATTGTGAAATTAGGAAtgcaaaatatttatttttttggaaaccagacaaaaggcaaaatatggGAACACAGTCTTCAGCTCTatagatacaaaataatattgATGAAAGTTGACATTCATACTAGAGGTTGTCATTACTAATACCTAGTTTTGTTGTCTAAGTAggaggaagaaaaacaaaaacaaggagAGTCATAATGCAGGTGAACGATTTATCTCTGGTGTTTTTATGTACAGCCCTCTCACATCTATTGGCATCTTTTGTAAAGATGAGTAAAAAGAGGTTTAAAGAAATCATGTTTTGGCAACAAACATAAAATGACAAGATTTATTTGTTATACCTCTTTCAACTAATCTTTAACAGGGATGGCAATAAAtttggagggtactgtatatgtTCATGTTGTGATGTAGTCAAGCACGAGAGCTATATCTAAGTATGCAATCTGTTCACAGTTGAAAGACACCGTAAAGAGAAAATCAATGCCGGCATCAACCGCATTGGAGACCTATTGCCTTGCTCCCCAGCTCTTAAACAGGTGTAATGTCTAATACAGATTACTTGCTCGGATATCACACTTCATTCAATCCCATATCAAattgtttgcttgtgttgacTGCGGCAGAATATCTAATTGTCTTTTCTATTTCTTTCCCTGAAGAGCAAAAACATGATCCTAAGCGAAGCTCACCGTTATATAACAGAACTGAAGCAACAGAGTGATGAAATGCTTCTCACTGGTGGTGACAAGGGGCAAGGTaaaatgtgttttggcctgCCTTTGCACAGTCCTTTTTTCCTTTGATCACTTGCTGTATGTTTCTTACAAAGGGTGTCTTGcaatataaaaaaatgtttctCTAATTCCATATTCACTTGTGCTTGTGCAGCGGAAGAAATAAAGCGACTGCGACGGCAAGTTGAGGATCTGCGCAAGGAAAGTGCTCATTACCTTGAGCTGCTCAAAGCCAATGGCATTAACTTCCTTGATGACCCAACAATTCATTGGAAGGGCAAGCAGCGTAGTGCGAAAGTAGCTAAAGTAACACCAACTCATCTGCTGTCCAAGGGAATCATTGTCTATTCCAGTGGAAATACCACCTCCCCCTCTGGTAAACAGCCTGGTCAACAAAATCTTATCCCACAGCAAGACAAACAGCCTGAGACTGCTGTGATTGTGGAACGTGCCTGTGATGTTAGACCAGTTGTCCACAATGGAGCACCAGTCCATGATGTCATACCATCCTCCACTCCACAGCATATACCTGTAGCGACCCTTATTCCTGCTGTGACCAGGATTGGACTCGCAGTAGTTGAACAGCCTGCAGCAGTGGCCCCAGTTGCTCCGAAATTGCCTCCCCCTGTGAATTACATCACTTTTCAGAGCCTGTGCCCACAACCTGCAATCACTGCCCACTTGCCTCAGCAACCCCTGCCAGTCTCTCCTGCCCCTACCCTTACGTCTGGAACCATCTCCACTGTCTTCCCAAGGCAAGGTGTAACCCATCTCTCTCGAGGTGCAGACAGCAGACTGCTGGCCCCGGATGTTGCGGTAATGGTCACCTCTTCCAATCAAACTTTACCGTCTAGTTCAAATCTCCTCAGTGCTGCAGGGAATACTCAGACAACATGGACAACATTGCATCTAGCAGGGAACACGGTGCAACCAGTCTGTCAGTCATTGCCAACTTCAGTCAGCAATGGCGGCAACAGTGCTGGCCCGCAGCAGTTTTCTGTGTGCTCTGTTGGTGTGAAACCATCAACCCAGCCCACAACAATTCAGATCCAACAACAAGCTGTTGCCATGCCACAAGTTGCTTTCTCTACATCTCTCCCACTCCAGCCTTCACAGCAGCAACAGCCACAGCTTCAGCCCCAGTCAGCCATTTTGCCCCAATCAACATTGTTAACTCACCCAGTCAGTGTTTCCCAGGGTCAGCCTGTCATCTTACCCCAATCAACATTGGGGCCTCATTCACAAGTAACTGTACTGTCTCAGCCAACCATGCAACCTGTAGCTCAGCCGCAGCCAGCTCTAATATCCGTAGGCCAGCCCAAGCCAGTTCTGCTACCCCAGACTAAACCGCAGCCAGCCTTACTTCCCCAGCCTCAGTTGGCAGTGATGCCTCAATCTGCTGTAATATCTCAGCAACAGTCTGTCGCACCACCACAACCCCAGCCAGCTCTATTATCCCAGCCTCAGCCCTCGGTTGTTGCTCAGCCACAGTCAGCAATAGTGCCCCAAGCGCAGCCAGGCCTTAATCAGCGGCAAGCTGCTGTGGTGCCTATGCTTCAGACCATGCAAGTTTTGCAGGTTAATCCTGCTGGAACAACGGTTGCTGCAGTCCCTGTGCAACAAAACAATAATCCAAATGTTGTTATCTTGCAGCAGGCTGGTTCCTGTACAGCCCAACAAGTGATGAGGGAGGATCTGAGCAGCCAGACTACCCAGACACCTTGCCAACACATTGTTATTATTCAGGCACCTAATCAGACGCCTCAGACACCACAAACCCCCCAGACAGTAGTTCCTGCTGCAATGCCTGTATTACCTGGCAATATTACAACTTCCAACGCACTTTCTGTAAACAATAACCAGGCGGTTTCAGGCAAACAGTTGGTACATATTCTTCCACAGCTTTCATCACAGGCCCCTCAGACCATCTCTATGAATGGACAAGTATTTGTTTTGCAACCAGTGCAATCACCTGACAAAGGGAGTGGTCTGGCTGCACCAGTTCCCCAACAGATTAGTCAAACATCTTCTGGTGAAGAACAGAGCGGTAGTCTCACTGTCCACAGCTTGGGCTCACTTACAAGCCTTAACCAGACCGACTCACAGGTTACTAGTCAAAGTATTGTCCAAGTGCACACCATTGCTCCACCGTCACATGCAGTTGTGCAGCATAACTTGCCTACCACTAATTTAGCTGTCAATAGCTCTGGGACAATGGCTCCCACTTCCACAGAAACACCTGCACAACCCAAGCAAGTGAGTAGTGAAGTCAAAGGGCCTGTGAAAAAAATAGGACCTTGCAGGAAACCAGGTAGGAAACCTAAATCTGCTAGAAGTAAAGACCTCAAACTGGGACGGTGTCTTCTCCCAATTGCAGCCAAGCCCACAACACCGCAGACTAAGCCATTTGATTCAGTCCAGCTTCTAAAGCAGTCCACTACTGCTGTAATTGCTCCAAAAACATCTTCAAGCTCTAAGAGGACAGTCACTGTCAGTTGTACAAACACTGTGCAGACCACAACAGCAGTCACCAAAAACAGTCCTACTGTGATGAAGTCACCTGTCACTAGAGTAAATCTCACAGCAAGTGGAGTTTTAAGTACAAGTGCCAGTTCTTCTCAGAACACCCCATCAATCAGTGTTGCTGTTTCAGAAGCTGTGGTAACGGTAACCAGTATCCAGTCTACACTGGATAAGTCAACAGTTGCTTCTCCAGTTACTAACTGTAATGGTGTTAGCACCACATTGAGTGTCCCATCAGCAACACCAGTCAGCTCTGCTCCAAGTAGAACGATGGCCACATCCATTAGTTTTACACAGGAAACAATATCTGTGTCTAAACAAACGGCCAAACTGAGCAGATCTGCTGCTGCAACAAATTCATGTTCTTTGAATACATCAATAGACAATGGTGTGCTGATGACAAAAGACACAACTGCAGTCTCTTGCGTTGACTCCATTGTGAAGCCTCTATGTTCAGCAGTCAGTGTTCAGCCTGTGAGCAGAGAATCCCCTCAGACTAAAACAGTTTGTGTTGGCCTTTCTGTGCCCAGTATACCTTCAGCAACAAGCTATAGCTCAATGGAGACTACAGCATTAGTTACCTGTGTTGGTTCCACTCATAGTAAATCAACAGTTGTACCTTCCAGTGGTGTAATGGTTACTCCCATTCCTACAATTCACACCTCTGCTCCAAGCAGACCAGCGATTTCTGTACAGTCAAATCAGCCACCTTTACAGTGTCATAAAACTGCAAATTTACTGGATTCCTCACAGATTTGCCGTTCTTCTACTTTGCCTCCAATTCAAACATCTTGTGCTGAGCCTTCATTGCAGTCAACCCCATCAGCCACAGCCAGCCAGATGCAACCCCCTGAGCCTAGGAAACGAGATAACACAAGTGGATCTCGGAGCCAACCTCAGGAAGTAAGTTTGGCTCCTCTACCCTCTACACAGATGAGTTCTGCTGAATTGAAACTTGACTCAAGAAAGGAGAAAGCGCTTGTATCTATTGAGAAAGGTCATTTGCTGACTGATAGATGCCCAAGGAAAGACTCTTCCCACCCTCAAGAGGTGTATGCATTAGAGCAGGATTCTTTGGAACAGCCCCTTATTTCAAATAGCCAGACAGATTTGCCACTCTCAGCTGGTGGTAGAGGGTTTTCAGTTGCCTCCATGCTTCCTACTGGCCACAGTACAAGTGCTTCGTCTAACAGCTTTGGAACATTCAGTTTCACACCTGAGCAGGCAGAGATACTAGCGTTGGTTACCGCTTGGGATCTACCCAAATCCCAGCAAGCCCCCAACAGCAAAGAAAGGAACCCAGAGCAGCAGTTCAAGCCAAGCAAACACCTGGATCTGCCCTTGATAAAAACCTCTTCCCAAAGCTCTGTCAGATGTCCACCAGTGGAAGGAACAACAAGCCGGCCAAATAGACCACCTCACAGTGTGGCTTATTCACAGTCTCAGTCCGCTTCAGTTGGTAGTCTTAATGTCAACAATTTAATACGTCCCAGTTCCAGTCAGCCTTATCCTGGGTCTCCCAGTCTGGCCCAGCAAGCCTCGGTTCCCTCACCAGGAGGCCCTGCTAACTTGGTGTCCCAACCATCCACCCCCGTTCTTCCAAACTGTTCAGTATCTGGACAGCTGAATGAGTACACACCCCTCAAGAACATGCGTCCACATGGTGGTGGTGTAGCAGAACGACATCTGAAGGAGCTACCGAAGCGTCCAGCCCAGGACGATGTGATGTTACCAAGTAACAAACGTCCCAAAGGCTGCCCGCCTGGTAATGTCGGACGCATGGATGTCAAGACTGCAGATCACTCCCAAATGATTATTGGTCAAATGACCCCAATCTCTTCAGCCGTCATGACTCGAATCAACCCAGAGAGCTCACTTTTTTCCAGCAATGGCTTCATGAGCACAGTATTGAGACCAACCGATGGCCATTGCACCTCTCAGGTACTCTCTCAAGAACCCAATCAGCCTGGTGTAGTGCATCTTCAGCCCAGTCACTCCCAGAATAGTGCCCAATCACAGCAACACATAGGAGGAAACCCTTACCTGAAGCATCAGCAGCAAGAGCAGCAGAGACATCACCTGTATCAGCTACAACATCATCTCACACAATCTGACAACACACAGGGTCAGCTGCACAATATCCATCAAAGAACGATGCAGCAGGATCAGCATGTCCACAAAAAGAGGGGGATGGTCCGTGGGGGTCAGACAGGACCCCCTGTTGGTATGCAGCAGAAACAGCATCATTTGGAGAAGAGCGGGTTACAGCAGCATCCGCCATCTCAGCAACATCAACagcatcaacagcagcagcaccaacaacagcagcagcagcagcagcaacagcaagcacatcagcaacagcagcaacaagcACATCAGCAGCATCAACAACAGCAGTTGCAGCAGCATCAACAGCAACATCAtcaccaacagcagcagcaatccCAGCAACTCCAGCAGGCCCAACACCAACAACCACAGCCacatcaacagcagcagcagcaaattcAGCAGCAGAGTTCTCACTCACGCCACCAACACCTTCAACAGCAGATTCAGCAGCAGCACTTTGGGGGACGACTGCAGGAGAAGACATGCGAGGCCCAGCCAACAGGCCCGAGGACTCATCAGAACAATCATATGGGGCAGCAGGAGTGTCAGAGCGGGCAGGACCACAACACTGTCCAAAGACTCATGGGTTCTCGGAGTCTGGAACAGCAGTTGACCTCACAGGCTAATAGCTCTGCATCTCGTTCATCTGACCTCACGTGTGCTCCTTCACGACACGAGCGCCAGCGTCTTTCTAGCTACTCAGCAGAGGCTCTCATTGGGAAGTCGTCCTCGAGTGGCGAACAGCGCATGGGGCTTCACCTGCAGGCTCCACGTGGTAACAATCAAGATCAGCCAGACTTGCGCTATTTGGAACGGGGAAAAGGGAATATCAACCACAATCCAGCAAATAGGCTGCCACCTGACCACCCTGGGCCAGCTGATGTCCAGCGTATTAATGAATGCCCTCCTTTTAAGACCCTGAGCAGTAGCCACCAACTTGGCAATTTTGAGGTGCAGGTGTCCCGTGCAGGAGATGCCAATAAAACTGTACCTCCAGTGCAACGGGGCCCTCAAGTGCAAGGCACCTTTCGAATGGGCCCAAGTTCAGGAGGGGATGGCCGGTCGCGCGTGCCTTATTCAAGCACTCATGCAGGGCCACAGGGCATGCAGATTGGGGTAGGGCAAGAGGCTTGCCAGAGCTTCATGCAAAGTCTCCTGGCTCCACATCTACCTGAACAAACTGGACATCAAAGATCACAGTGCTGCCCCCCTGTTAGCATAGAATATAGCTGTGTGCCTGGAACATCTGCTGGGGATTTGCAGGCCAAAGCTTCTAGTCCTAGTCTATCCTCTTCTCAAAAGGCTCCTGCAATGCGCCTTGGGGAAAGCAATAAGGGACACATACCCCAGGTTAGTGGGAATTTGCATGGCCAAGGAGTTAGGACAGGACTCCCCCATCTGCCAACACCTCAGAGTAATACTGAACCAGGAAGAAACTCCGCTCCTTCTAGACCCCTGTCGGCAGTCAGTCAACGCACCCGCCATATTGGACAAGAGGCTCAAAGTTCTAAGATTCGACCAGGGGAACGGCAAAGGTCAGGAACCGTAAGAACTTCAGACCCGTTTGAGTCTGAGGGCTCCCTAACACTTCCTTCCACTGGAGGTGTGATCCTTGGGCGTCCACAGACAGGAGCTGAGACGCGAAGGGGCAGTATAGTGCGCTTCATGCCCGACAGCTCACAGGTTAGCAGTGAAAACAATCTGGTGTCTGACCAGCACCTCTCTCAGAACTTTCCTAGTTTCCCTTTCATTGCAGACGGCAGCATGAACCCACCGCCACCCATAAATGCAAACTCTACTTTCATCCCCCCTGTTAGCCAGTCTGGTACATCCCGCACCCCAGCCCTTCTACCTGTGGAGCCTCAGAATACCTTGCCCTCATTTTACCCCTCCTATTCCCCTGCAGCTCATCCCAGCCTTCCAAGTGAACTCCCAATACAGTATTTCTCCAACCAAATGTTTACAAGCCCAAGTACAGACAAGAGTAGCACCGCTCCACTCAATAACCGTTTTAGTTCCATACTCTCCCCACCACGACCGGTTGGCTTTGCTCAAGCCAGCTTTCCACTGCTCCCAGAAATGCCTCCCATGCCCATCGGGAACTCTTCAAGCATCACCCCTCACCTTCCGAACTTCAATTTGACCTCACTATTCCCAGAAATTGCCACAGCAATGCCACCAGATGGTTCGTCAATGCCTATGTCCCCGTTGCTTTCTTTGGCCAATACGTCATCTACAGACTCTAGCAAACAGACCAACCGCCCTGCCCACAACATCAGTCATATTTTGGGGCATGATGGGAGCTCTGCTGTCTAAACAACACTTGAGACTGTTGGTGATGAATCGAAACCTAGAATATTTCAAGGGTATTTCAGGTGTTATCATACTGTCCCTCACAGGGATTCTTTTTAGAGATATAGTTTTTCAGAAATCACCTGTAGCTAGATGGTTTGATACTGTAACAGGAGTTCTACTTTTGTGATGACCAGAGTAATGACCATGGTATTTAATATCATGGTAGTCAGGGTTATACAAGGGCATGAAATGCTATGAACATTTTTATTCCATCTGTAATGTTGGTTGATTTAAATCTCTTTCTGTTCATGTTGAAAGGTTTTTGTGTAcaaatattattttctttattattgtTTCTAAAAGAGTTTAAGGTTTTTCTTGCAAATTAGAATATCCACAAGGAATGAgtttgattatttatttaagttCCTAGAACACATTGTAGATATTTGTAAATATACAAAGTTGATTATTAAAGGTTTTCTAAGTAAAGCTTTTGTGctgatttctttcttttctaaatAGTGATAGTCAATAGTCTTGTATCTTGGAACCTAGTTTCATGCTTTATACAGTTCTTATAAAGCTTAGCTTATACATGTCTTTTTTTCTACCAGGGGTGACTGCTTATTCCAGGTATACAAATGGAGTGACATCTTAAACTAAGCAGTCAATATGCAGTAGTACAGTCACTTGTATGGAGctaaatatattacatataatatatatcacATCATTATTATTACTTATATTACTATTTCTGTCAAGTACAAGAATAAAACAAAGAGAAGTACACAGGATGAAAATGACTTTCCATTTATAAATGATTTATGGTCAGACTCGGTTCataccactagatggcagtcaCACCTGAAATTATACTTTGAGATATTTTGTTTGCCAACCTCTTATGAATTCGTATAACCCTATGTCCTTTGGTATTTGACCCTCTTAATGTGGATAGATCATTTTGCATATAAGAATGGACAGTAAAAATTGTTTGCATAGCCTTTAGCTGTCTCAATACAAACTTAGAACCTCTAACAACAGATTCAAGTAAGGAATATTACTGTGCCTGAAATTATCAGAAATTATACGTTGTTAAATCCAATtcctgcactgtgtgtgaga is part of the Alosa alosa isolate M-15738 ecotype Scorff River chromosome 16, AALO_Geno_1.1, whole genome shotgun sequence genome and harbors:
- the LOC125309482 gene encoding basic helix-loop-helix domain-containing protein USF3 isoform X2, which gives rise to MPEITQSQTPVNKSPRRKKNKNKESHNAVERHRKEKINAGINRIGDLLPCSPALKQSKNMILSEAHRYITELKQQSDEMLLTGGDKGQAEEIKRLRRQVEDLRKESAHYLELLKANGINFLDDPTIHWKGKQRSAKVAKVTPTHLLSKGIIVYSSGNTTSPSGKQPGQQNLIPQQDKQPETAVIVERACDVRPVVHNGAPVHDVIPSSTPQHIPVATLIPAVTRIGLAVVEQPAAVAPVAPKLPPPVNYITFQSLCPQPAITAHLPQQPLPVSPAPTLTSGTISTVFPRQGVTHLSRGADSRLLAPDVAVMVTSSNQTLPSSSNLLSAAGNTQTTWTTLHLAGNTVQPVCQSLPTSVSNGGNSAGPQQFSVCSVGVKPSTQPTTIQIQQQAVAMPQVAFSTSLPLQPSQQQQPQLQPQSAILPQSTLLTHPVSVSQGQPVILPQSTLGPHSQVTVLSQPTMQPVAQPQPALISVGQPKPVLLPQTKPQPALLPQPQLAVMPQSAVISQQQSVAPPQPQPALLSQPQPSVVAQPQSAIVPQAQPGLNQRQAAVVPMLQTMQVLQVNPAGTTVAAVPVQQNNNPNVVILQQAGSCTAQQVMREDLSSQTTQTPCQHIVIIQAPNQTPQTPQTPQTVVPAAMPVLPGNITTSNALSVNNNQAVSGKQLVHILPQLSSQAPQTISMNGQVFVLQPVQSPDKGSGLAAPVPQQISQTSSGEEQSGSLTVHSLGSLTSLNQTDSQVTSQSIVQVHTIAPPSHAVVQHNLPTTNLAVNSSGTMAPTSTETPAQPKQVSSEVKGPVKKIGPCRKPGRKPKSARSKDLKLGRCLLPIAAKPTTPQTKPFDSVQLLKQSTTAVIAPKTSSSSKRTVTVSCTNTVQTTTAVTKNSPTVMKSPVTRVNLTASGVLSTSASSSQNTPSISVAVSEAVVTVTSIQSTLDKSTVASPVTNCNGVSTTLSVPSATPVSSAPSRTMATSISFTQETISVSKQTAKLSRSAAATNSCSLNTSIDNGVLMTKDTTAVSCVDSIVKPLCSAVSVQPVSRESPQTKTVCVGLSVPSIPSATSYSSMETTALVTCVGSTHSKSTVVPSSGVMVTPIPTIHTSAPSRPAISVQSNQPPLQCHKTANLLDSSQICRSSTLPPIQTSCAEPSLQSTPSATASQMQPPEPRKRDNTSGSRSQPQEVSLAPLPSTQMSSAELKLDSRKEKALVSIEKGHLLTDRCPRKDSSHPQEVYALEQDSLEQPLISNSQTDLPLSAGGRGFSVASMLPTGHSTSASSNSFGTFSFTPEQAEILALVTAWDLPKSQQAPNSKERNPEQQFKPSKHLDLPLIKTSSQSSVRCPPVEGTTSRPNRPPHSVAYSQSQSASVGSLNVNNLIRPSSSQPYPGSPSLAQQASVPSPGGPANLVSQPSTPVLPNCSVSGQLNEYTPLKNMRPHGGGVAERHLKELPKRPAQDDVMLPSNKRPKGCPPGNVGRMDVKTADHSQMIIGQMTPISSAVMTRINPESSLFSSNGFMSTVLRPTDGHCTSQVLSQEPNQPGVVHLQPSHSQNSAQSQQHIGGNPYLKHQQQEQQRHHLYQLQHHLTQSDNTQGQLHNIHQRTMQQDQHVHKKRGMVRGGQTGPPVGMQQKQHHLEKSGLQQHPPSQQHQQHQQQQHQQQQQQQQQQQAHQQQQQQAHQQHQQQQLQQHQQQHHHQQQQQSQQLQQAQHQQPQPHQQQQQQIQQQSSHSRHQHLQQQIQQQHFGGRLQEKTCEAQPTGPRTHQNNHMGQQECQSGQDHNTVQRLMGSRSLEQQLTSQANSSASRSSDLTCAPSRHERQRLSSYSAEALIGKSSSSGEQRMGLHLQAPRGNNQDQPDLRYLERGKGNINHNPANRLPPDHPGPADVQRINECPPFKTLSSSHQLGNFEVQVSRAGDANKTVPPVQRGPQVQGTFRMGPSSGGDGRSRVPYSSTHAGPQGMQIGVGQEACQSFMQSLLAPHLPEQTGHQRSQCCPPVSIEYSCVPGTSAGDLQAKASSPSLSSSQKAPAMRLGESNKGHIPQVSGNLHGQGVRTGLPHLPTPQSNTEPGRNSAPSRPLSAVSQRTRHIGQEAQSSKIRPGERQRSGTVRTSDPFESEGSLTLPSTGGVILGRPQTGAETRRGSIVRFMPDSSQVSSENNLVSDQHLSQNFPSFPFIADGSMNPPPPINANSTFIPPVSQSGTSRTPALLPVEPQNTLPSFYPSYSPAAHPSLPSELPIQYFSNQMFTSPSTDKSSTAPLNNRFSSILSPPRPVGFAQASFPLLPEMPPMPIGNSSSITPHLPNFNLTSLFPEIATAMPPDGSSMPMSPLLSLANTSSTDSSKQTNRPAHNISHILGHDGSSAV
- the LOC125309482 gene encoding basic helix-loop-helix domain-containing protein USF3 isoform X1 codes for the protein MPEITQSQTPVNKSPSRRKKNKNKESHNAVERHRKEKINAGINRIGDLLPCSPALKQSKNMILSEAHRYITELKQQSDEMLLTGGDKGQAEEIKRLRRQVEDLRKESAHYLELLKANGINFLDDPTIHWKGKQRSAKVAKVTPTHLLSKGIIVYSSGNTTSPSGKQPGQQNLIPQQDKQPETAVIVERACDVRPVVHNGAPVHDVIPSSTPQHIPVATLIPAVTRIGLAVVEQPAAVAPVAPKLPPPVNYITFQSLCPQPAITAHLPQQPLPVSPAPTLTSGTISTVFPRQGVTHLSRGADSRLLAPDVAVMVTSSNQTLPSSSNLLSAAGNTQTTWTTLHLAGNTVQPVCQSLPTSVSNGGNSAGPQQFSVCSVGVKPSTQPTTIQIQQQAVAMPQVAFSTSLPLQPSQQQQPQLQPQSAILPQSTLLTHPVSVSQGQPVILPQSTLGPHSQVTVLSQPTMQPVAQPQPALISVGQPKPVLLPQTKPQPALLPQPQLAVMPQSAVISQQQSVAPPQPQPALLSQPQPSVVAQPQSAIVPQAQPGLNQRQAAVVPMLQTMQVLQVNPAGTTVAAVPVQQNNNPNVVILQQAGSCTAQQVMREDLSSQTTQTPCQHIVIIQAPNQTPQTPQTPQTVVPAAMPVLPGNITTSNALSVNNNQAVSGKQLVHILPQLSSQAPQTISMNGQVFVLQPVQSPDKGSGLAAPVPQQISQTSSGEEQSGSLTVHSLGSLTSLNQTDSQVTSQSIVQVHTIAPPSHAVVQHNLPTTNLAVNSSGTMAPTSTETPAQPKQVSSEVKGPVKKIGPCRKPGRKPKSARSKDLKLGRCLLPIAAKPTTPQTKPFDSVQLLKQSTTAVIAPKTSSSSKRTVTVSCTNTVQTTTAVTKNSPTVMKSPVTRVNLTASGVLSTSASSSQNTPSISVAVSEAVVTVTSIQSTLDKSTVASPVTNCNGVSTTLSVPSATPVSSAPSRTMATSISFTQETISVSKQTAKLSRSAAATNSCSLNTSIDNGVLMTKDTTAVSCVDSIVKPLCSAVSVQPVSRESPQTKTVCVGLSVPSIPSATSYSSMETTALVTCVGSTHSKSTVVPSSGVMVTPIPTIHTSAPSRPAISVQSNQPPLQCHKTANLLDSSQICRSSTLPPIQTSCAEPSLQSTPSATASQMQPPEPRKRDNTSGSRSQPQEVSLAPLPSTQMSSAELKLDSRKEKALVSIEKGHLLTDRCPRKDSSHPQEVYALEQDSLEQPLISNSQTDLPLSAGGRGFSVASMLPTGHSTSASSNSFGTFSFTPEQAEILALVTAWDLPKSQQAPNSKERNPEQQFKPSKHLDLPLIKTSSQSSVRCPPVEGTTSRPNRPPHSVAYSQSQSASVGSLNVNNLIRPSSSQPYPGSPSLAQQASVPSPGGPANLVSQPSTPVLPNCSVSGQLNEYTPLKNMRPHGGGVAERHLKELPKRPAQDDVMLPSNKRPKGCPPGNVGRMDVKTADHSQMIIGQMTPISSAVMTRINPESSLFSSNGFMSTVLRPTDGHCTSQVLSQEPNQPGVVHLQPSHSQNSAQSQQHIGGNPYLKHQQQEQQRHHLYQLQHHLTQSDNTQGQLHNIHQRTMQQDQHVHKKRGMVRGGQTGPPVGMQQKQHHLEKSGLQQHPPSQQHQQHQQQQHQQQQQQQQQQQAHQQQQQQAHQQHQQQQLQQHQQQHHHQQQQQSQQLQQAQHQQPQPHQQQQQQIQQQSSHSRHQHLQQQIQQQHFGGRLQEKTCEAQPTGPRTHQNNHMGQQECQSGQDHNTVQRLMGSRSLEQQLTSQANSSASRSSDLTCAPSRHERQRLSSYSAEALIGKSSSSGEQRMGLHLQAPRGNNQDQPDLRYLERGKGNINHNPANRLPPDHPGPADVQRINECPPFKTLSSSHQLGNFEVQVSRAGDANKTVPPVQRGPQVQGTFRMGPSSGGDGRSRVPYSSTHAGPQGMQIGVGQEACQSFMQSLLAPHLPEQTGHQRSQCCPPVSIEYSCVPGTSAGDLQAKASSPSLSSSQKAPAMRLGESNKGHIPQVSGNLHGQGVRTGLPHLPTPQSNTEPGRNSAPSRPLSAVSQRTRHIGQEAQSSKIRPGERQRSGTVRTSDPFESEGSLTLPSTGGVILGRPQTGAETRRGSIVRFMPDSSQVSSENNLVSDQHLSQNFPSFPFIADGSMNPPPPINANSTFIPPVSQSGTSRTPALLPVEPQNTLPSFYPSYSPAAHPSLPSELPIQYFSNQMFTSPSTDKSSTAPLNNRFSSILSPPRPVGFAQASFPLLPEMPPMPIGNSSSITPHLPNFNLTSLFPEIATAMPPDGSSMPMSPLLSLANTSSTDSSKQTNRPAHNISHILGHDGSSAV